Proteins found in one Diorhabda sublineata isolate icDioSubl1.1 chromosome 9, icDioSubl1.1, whole genome shotgun sequence genomic segment:
- the LOC130449056 gene encoding uncharacterized protein LOC130449056, with protein sequence MTLNHSKTWPVSTMAVVQLRVNPQEIIENVQREDEVHLDRRIDEDETRIGNKDIVIPLSEKHLEIFAKMSSVPNLRTTIRTDTVSTILDPADFDSERNEICEDPHLKSPTSVCDNSVQKFHVLALARIEETGVDVGVEDDSGGGVDGNPRRGGLPTFGRRPSIKVDNWDFIYTERKPETQVS encoded by the exons ATGACGTTGAATCACAGCAAAACGTGGCCCGTGAGTACCATGGCGGTAGTACAACTCCGGGTAAATCCCCAGGAGATCATAGAAAACGTTCAACGCGAAGACGAGGTTCATCTCGATCGGCGAATCGACGAAGACGAAACTAGAATCGGAAATAAAGATATTGTGATACCTTTATCGGAGAAACATCTTGAAATATTTGCCAAGATGTCATCGGTACCGAATCTGAGAACCACTATTAGAACGGATACGGTTTCTACTATATTGGATCCAGCGGATTTCGATTCGGAAAGGAACGAAATATGCG AGgatcctcatttgaaatcgccGACGTCTGTGTGCGATAATTCGGTTCAAAAATTTCACGTGTTGGCGTTAGCGCGTATCGAAGAGACGGGCGTCGACGTCGGTGTCGAAGACGATTCTGGCGGAGGCGTCGACGGAAATCCCCGCCGCGGTGGGCTTCCCACGTTCGGCCGTCGACCCAGCATCAAAGTCGACAACTGGGACTTCATTTACACCGAAAGGAAACCCGAAACTCAGGTTAGTTAG
- the LOC130449051 gene encoding uncharacterized protein LOC130449051, giving the protein MLTLRARNTLIKDALREILNSTKYESRDVVKYTYTEKNYFEAANQEYWGTVKRPKYVYDKKVVRQLQNFYKQIRCPEDEVFWNYSVEHLRRIARKRDVMDFIEKLYKKCEKGQRRARYLHDMYSASNVGVEDIQKNEQLESSSSPYSSIGNQMLINKSQSQVVPKLETNYETLNKLLEKLERSVMIKNTDREKFATAYFILRYYFLKIADELSGDSASFLSLLNLKAPTKIEETPERMLFEKFDPIWVERKRRLPPIDVGGLPLSKPKPKVLEGVPLDKPQLVYDRYFKKSAPAKGKKEKTEKENIQKDKKKKNKDAVTKSLVNVVNGNFDPFADFVVPVNSQTMEKDKSSVSQATVSSGSIKIPQSTTLSYYDKYLIVYTNLAAAVDSMVSALETMKDNTIDTQILSELTNCNIVNLITDYNRCSVSTEKSEEDKDTNLREPDEYFEYLMKTHLTDNINIQDYFINGETLPIVADITEETDTIIKPIESFHLFQLTDGQSDTSADVKSGEMQTSINYDDDFKPFSNILIEDELLSERVQSEQEANQSEHEEEEVSSEIFYYIENGL; this is encoded by the exons ATGTTGACGTTGAGGGCTCGAAATACGTTGATCAAGGACGCATTGagagaaattttaaattcgACTAAATACGAATCGAGAGATGTGGTAAAATACACGTAcaccgaaaaaaattatttcgaagcAGCGAATCAGGAATATTGGGGGACGGTGAAACGACCGAAATATGTTTACGATAAAAAAGTCGTGAGGcagttacaaaatttttataagcaAATCAGATGCCCCGAGGATGAAGTGTTTTGGAATTATTCGGTGGAACATTTACGGAGGATCGCGAGGAAAAGGGACGTTAtggattttatagaaaaactttataaaaaatgcGAAAAAGGACAAAGACGAGCGAGATATCTGCACGACATGTATTCGGCGTCCAATGTAGGCGTTGAAgacattcaaaaaaatgaacaactAGAATCGTCAA GTTCTCCGTATTCATCTATAGGTAACCAAATGTTGATCAACAAAAGCCAATCGCAAGTGGTTCCCAAACTAGAAACTAACTACGAAACTTTAAACAAACTATTAGAGAAATTAGAGCGATcggttatgataaaaaacaCCGATAGGGAAAAATTCGCTACAGCTTATTTCATCCTCagatattattttctaaaaattgcCGACGAGTTGTCAGGCGATTCGGCATCGTTTTTATCATTATTGAATTTGAAAGCCCCGACGAAAATTGAGGAAACGCCGGAGAGGATGCTGTTCGAAAAATTCGACCCCATTTGGGtggaaagaaaaagaagattgcCGCCGATCGACGTTGGGGGGCTCCCACTTAGCAAACCTAAGCCTAAAGTCTTAGAAGGCGTCCCATTGGACAAACCTCAGCTGGTGTACGACAGGTACTTCAAAAAATCAGCGCCCGCCAAaggtaaaaaggaaaaaacggaaaaagaaaatattcagaaggacaaaaagaagaagaacaaggATGCTGTTACG AAATCTCTGGTCAACGTCGTTAACGGAAATTTTGACCCTTTTGCCGATTTTGTTGTACCAGTAAATTCCCAAACGATGGAGAAGGATAAATCGAGCGTTTCGCAAGCAACAGTGTCTTCTGGTTCAATCAAAATACCCCAGTCGACGACTTTAAGTTACTACGACAAATATTTGATCGTTTATACTAACCTTGCAGCAGCTGTTGATTCAATG GTATCAGCTTTAGAAACGATGAAAGACAATACCATAGATACGCAAATTCTAAGCGAATTAACAAATTGCAACATTGTAAATTTGATCACAGATTATAATCGATGTTCTGTATCTACCGAAAAAAGCGAGGAAGACAAAGACACCAACCTACGAGAACCAGatgaatatttcgaatatttaatgaaaacacATCTCACCGATAATATAAATATCCAAGACTATTTCATTAATGGAGAAACTCTCCCAATTGTGGCAG aTATAACCGAAGAAACGGACACTATTATAAAACCAATAGAATCGTTTCATTTATTCCAACTGACTGATGGACAATCAGACACTTCTGCAGACGTCAAATCAGGAGAAATGCAAACTAGTATCAATTACGATGACGATTTCAAACCGTTTTCTAATATACTAATAGAAGATGAATTGCTATCAGAACGTGTACAATCAGAACAGGAAGCTAACCAATCAGAgcacgaagaagaagaagtgtccagtgaaatattttattatattgaaaatgggttataa
- the LOC130449055 gene encoding ras-like GTP-binding protein RhoL: MPPHTIRITVVGDGDTGKTCMLIVYKDKKFDDRYVPTVFDVYSMNIPINGIEYKVILSDTAGQEDFDKLRRLAYKDVDCFIVTYAVNEKNSFENVFLKWAPELKRFSPKAKIILAGTKIDLRRNSTSHITTEQGEELARDINANGFIENSSKTMSFIDATFEMAITAVLYNKNYLKVKKESSCICL; this comes from the exons ATGCCACCACATACAATAAGGATAACCGTGGTGGGAGATGGCGATACTGGGAAGACGTGTATGTTGATAGTTTATAAAGATAAGAAATTCGATGACAGATACGTACCTACAGT aTTCGATGTTTATTCCATGAATATACCCATAAATGgaattgaatataaagttatacTTTCAGATACGGCGGGTCAAGAAGACTTCGACAAATTGCGTAGATTAGCTTACAAAGAT GTAGATTGTTTTATCGTAACTTATGCTGTAAACGAGAAGAATTctttcgaaaatgtttttttgaaatggGCCCCGGAATTGAAACGGTTTTCCCCGAAAGCGAAAATTATTCTGGCAG GCACTAAAATCGATTTGCGTAGAAACTCGACGTCTCATATCACCACCGAACAGGGAGAGGAATTAGCGAGAGACATAAACGCGAAcggttttattgaaaattcttcgAAAACTATGAGTTTCATAGATGCCACCTTCGAAATGGCCATCACGGCTGtgttatacaataaaaattatcttaaaGTTAAAAAAGAATCCTCCTGTATATGTTTATAg